A segment of the Corylus avellana chromosome ca2, CavTom2PMs-1.0 genome:
AATGGTAAACATTGGAGAAGAAGCACCGAACTCCATGACCTCTTCCTCGTATCTCTGTGAAACATCATCTTCAGCCACCTTTGCTGTGATGACAAAGGCCGACTCTGTAAATCCCAGTGGTTTTAGGATGTTGTCTAAGAAGGCAAAGAAATAGGAACTAATTCTTTTATACAGCCACATCCTTTGATCATTCCACCACCCTCCGAATGTGCCCCCACACCAAACAAATTCTCCAAGACTATATGCACGGTGGACAAAGATGACAAATAGAAATGGAAGGACCCATGGATTTGATATCTGTTAGTGCAAGATAATTTCATTAGCAATTAATGaaagttaaatatttttaataaattcaattatttaactaattatattctaacacgtACCTCTGGGAATAAGGAGATGCCCCTAAGCAGGCATAGGGGTGGCACAGCAACATAGTACAACGTGCCCAAGCAGTTTACAGGCCACAGCAAATAGGGAGAATATGAAAGTTGAAGTTTAAGGGGCATCTTTTTATGTCCATACACAAAGGGACAGTTTGACACAAAGACCTGAAAATCACCTTCAGTCCATCTTTTATGCTGTACAAGTGACTGCAGTAGTGTTGTGGGAGCAACTCCAAGAAAGGCCTTCCTTTCCGGATTTAAATATACGGATTTCCAACCTCGACAATGTATAGCTAATCCTGTCAGGATATCCTCCACTGGACAACCATACTTCAAACCCATCTGCATGCAAATCACGATATAGCTAAATATGAGATTCATATATATGGAGTTAACACGTACGTGCGAGAgatccagagagagagagagagagacctccTTTCCCCACTGAGTGTTTTTTTCATAGGTGCAACTTGCAAGCTCCTTGCATGTTTCTTCTATAACACTCGCACTCTCTTCTACCTTTCTATCAATATTCCATCTCTTCCAATCTGCCTTATATTCCTTGCTGTACTTGTGCCCACAAAGAGTGTCTCTTCTGTGAAAGCACCCGCTACCAATATAGCAAGGCCCTCCATTCCCATCAAATCCTAGAAAATCCACCTTCATGATcaccaaacatatatatatatatatatatatagtaccaaATATAGAAATTAATTCCGTTAAAATCTTCCCGAGTCAATTGGGGACATGGTATTTTAAAATCactctaaaaatatataagttattcCTCACCTCGTTTATTATGTTCAAGGAACTACTGTAAAGATCATTCTTTGTGAGGTTCTCGAAGGTCTGCGGAAATTGTACGAAGGCAATTTCACGACCTTTTTCTTCATCCATAAAAAAGCACAAAGCGTCTCTCGCTGCGACTGAATTGTTTGAGTACATGTCGCAGTCCACATTAAGAATTATCGGACCATTGCTTATCCGCGATGACACCCTTATCTATTTGTTTGATTATGACgacaaaatattaaacaaaaactatttattaaatggttataaaaaaaaatacaactgtAAATAtgttgcatgtatatatatatatatatcacgtaTGGCTTACCAGGGCATTCATGGCTCCTGCTTTGAAATTATGGTGGTAGTGGGGCCTCTTTTCACGTGCCAAGTATACCAGAGTTGGCAAACGTTGACCTTCAATGTCCACAGCCTTCGGGTCTTTTCGATTAATAAGTATCTATGAATTAGTTACAACTCTATTAAGTAATTAAGTAAATTTTGAAGTTGTAAATATTAATTCCATGAAACAGTAGTGACAACGTAGTAAATACTTGAAGAATGGCTTGATGGTCTTGTCGGCTTGCAACCGAATTCCACTCACTGAATCCCTTGTGTTCTTTTCGTATTTCTTCTGAAACTCGACCAAGCTTTGTGGTGGTTTCAATCCGTTTCCTCATGTCTTCATATGATTTCTGtaataagaaattaaagataaaagaaaccaaaaaaaaaaaatccatggaaTCCAGTAACAAGATGTACCTTAATGGATGACCACTCTTTGGCCATGGCAGAATCTCCAAGCGGCTCAGCAGCTGTGCGGAAATAAGCCTCCGGCGATCTCGGTTCTACTTTGAACTTGTTGCAAAACGGAAGCCAAATCTTAGAGAAACGTGAGGCCTCTACCAAAGGGTAAAACGTCAAATCCGAACCGCCGTCGTCTGAGAGATAAACGCTTAGCTTTTCAGGCGGATAGTCATAAGCCATGACTGAGAGGACGGTGTTAATCACCATAGCTGGCGGTTCTATCATGGGGTCCGCGGTACA
Coding sequences within it:
- the LOC132170305 gene encoding cellulose synthase-like protein E6, translating into MESNDDHHLPLFVTKSARARIPFQLYALPILVGICFIFEYRVSYIPAKEAAGRWPWIGLFLSELWFSFYWFLTTVVRWNPIYRYTFKDRLSLRHEKALPGIDIFVCTADPMIEPPAMVINTVLSVMAYDYPPEKLSVYLSDDGGSDLTFYPLVEASRFSKIWLPFCNKFKVEPRSPEAYFRTAAEPLGDSAMAKEWSSIKKSYEDMRKRIETTTKLGRVSEEIRKEHKGFSEWNSVASRQDHQAILQILINRKDPKAVDIEGQRLPTLVYLAREKRPHYHHNFKAGAMNALIRVSSRISNGPIILNVDCDMYSNNSVAARDALCFFMDEEKGREIAFVQFPQTFENLTKNDLYSSSLNIINEVDFLGFDGNGGPCYIGSGCFHRRDTLCGHKYSKEYKADWKRWNIDRKVEESASVIEETCKELASCTYEKNTQWGKEMGLKYGCPVEDILTGLAIHCRGWKSVYLNPERKAFLGVAPTTLLQSLVQHKRWTEGDFQVFVSNCPFVYGHKKMPLKLQLSYSPYLLWPVNCLGTLYYVAVPPLCLLRGISLFPEISNPWVLPFLFVIFVHRAYSLGEFVWCGGTFGGWWNDQRMWLYKRISSYFFAFLDNILKPLGFTESAFVITAKVAEDDVSQRYEEEVMEFGASSPMFTIIATLALLNAFCFVGGMKRVIMQKDVQALLSDPLALQILLCGILVLINLPVYQGLFLRKDNGRMPTSLTLRSVMFALLACALALY